ACATTTACTTATTATGTATTTGCATTTGGGGGATCAGATTACTTTTCTACATGTAGTCATAAAGAGAATTATGATAATTTCTCTGACTGAATGAGGGCTCTATTTCCTCACATCTCATAAGTCTTtgatttaatgcattttatttgtaatatgatataactttatttattagactTAATAAAGTCcagagagagattaaaaagGGAATAATATACCTAATAATaatatcttgtgtttttattgagcATGAacgttcattcttgactttggaagcagtagttttaaataaaaagtcttAACTCGAGGCCCACTTACCAGGAGTTTTCAACCACATGCCCCCCACCACCCATGTAAAACCTCTTGTTACCACTTACTTAGGCCATTTGAAAACTGAGTTATCTCCATGACATCTGAACAAGCTTCATCAACTGAGAAAGACCATGAGATGTAGTTGGAATCTCTAGAAAAAGCTAtatttatgattttgttttaaatcctCCCCCATAGAAAGAACCACTCCAAGTGTCTAGTTCACTGCAAGATGGGTGTCAGTCGGTCCGCCTCAACCGTCATTGCTTACGCTATGAAGGAGTTCGGCTGGTCGCTAGAGAAAGCTTACAACTTTGTCAAGCAAAAGAGGAGCATCACACGACCCAACCCAGGTTTCATGAGACAGCTGGCCGAGTATGAGGGCATCCTGGATGCTAGGTAcagccctttgtgtgtgtgtgcagtgttgttTTCTAGTTGTCTTTTCTCAGTGGACCTGTTTTTTGACttctgtatttgtatatttccaGTAAACAGCGTCACAACAAGCTGTGGCATCCAGACGCAGACTGCGAGATGGCAGAGGGGCAGCAGGGGTTGGCTCAGTGTTgtggaagggaggagggaggccACCTGACTCCAGAGCCAGGGATGTCTCCCTGCTGTGAGGAGGCTCTGTCTGATAAGGGGGCTGCATGTCCCTCCCCCTGCAGGACTGTTTCACTGGAGATTGACCCCGCCTACAACAACTACTATTTCCGCCGGCTCTCTGACTCAGCGCTGGACAGTGAACCATCAACGCCCGTGCGTGGCCCTCCCCTTCTCGGCATGGAAAAAGTCTTTATAGAAATTGAGGATGTAGAGCGGGACGCTCTGCTGGATGATGAGGCCTTTGATGGGCGTGAAGGCCTGCCACTCCCCCACTTTGGGCCTTCAGCAGAGGGAACTGCTGCCCAGACATGCTCACGGGGCCCTGAGCCCCTGGAGGAGCTGCGTCTGAGGCTGGAGTTCAgcacagtggaggaggaggatgaggaggaggtgcaaaaggaggaggcagagatggaGGTACTCATGCAACCAGATGATGGAGGGGGTGGGGAAGGAGGCGGAGGAGAGGAAACGCAAGAAGGGGATACAGAGGGTAATGGGATGGACCTGGCAACCCTAAATGAAAACTCCAACAATAACAACCATTTGAGCACTCCACTCAATGTAAGTATGAGTTATATGATTAACCTACATTTTAGAATGAAAATGCTGTTATTCATTTCATGAATCCATTTTGAAAAAATTAACACATTCCCTccgacattttttttctttcttctctttatttAGGAAAAagcttcctccatctctccagtTTATGCTTCTACACTGTCTCGGTCAGATTCTAAGTCCAAGCAGAAAGAAGACTCTCCACCCCTGGTTTCTAAGCTTTGCCTTAACCCCAGTCCTCCTGAAGTCCCAAGTGCTTCATTCTCACTGTCCCATACCTCTTCTGAAGGCCTCACATCTTCAGTGGTACTGCTGCGCCCCTGTGGCTCTCTGTGTGACTGTGCCAACTGTGCTGCCTCCCCACCCACAGCTCCACTTGACAGAGATGAGCAACCAGGAGACTCATTGCACTTACCGGAGCTGAAGGATGATGGTGATTTATTGGAAGTGAAGACTGAGAGTCAGAAAAGTAAATCTGCAGCTTCCTCAGATGCTCTCCCCGAGCTGATGAGAATGGATTTGGAGGAAGAGAAGCCTGCAGTGGCGTGCTACATTGGCCAACAACAGGAGACCCTTttgcagctgcagaggtctgggctGGTCCGCCGGCGTGCAGAGAGACTAGAGAAACTTTCAGGTTTATCCCAGGAGAGCCTGCACTCCCTGAAGCCTTTGCATGCATGCCAAGGGTCCAAAAAGAGCCCCCTTAAcgctgaggaggaagaggagttctCCGGCATCACCGGGGACTTCCCTAACTCTTCTACACCATGCCAAGTGCGGATAGAGCCACTGGTGGTGCCACTGACCAATGAAGCCTTGTTGGGGGTGGTGGGGTCTGGGTTGCTCACACCCACCTCCTCGCCTCATGGCTCTACCCTGACACGCAGCTCCAGCACTGACAGTCTGCGCAGCGTGAGGGGGAAACCTGGCCTTGTGCGTCAGAGGGCTCAAGAGATCGAGACCCGCATGCGTCTGGCAGGCCTAACCGTGCCCTCGAGGCTGAAGCGGTCCAACTCGCTGGCCAAGTTGGATAGCCTCAACTTCTCCTCGGAGGACCTGTGTTCAGCCTGCTCCTCAGATGCAGGAACACTACTGCTCCTCTCGCTGTCCCCAGACCCAGACCCTGGCCTGGAGTGGGACTCCCCTACCACGTCTGCTCTGTTCCGGCCCTGCAAGGACCTATATACTCCAAAGAGAGCACTACCAGGTGAGCCCAGGAGCTGACGCATCAAGTGGAGGTTATATACACTCCACCCATCCCCTCATCCGTCACCCTGTGGGGTTGGAGTGCTGAGtctaacaaaacaaatgaaaacaaaaaaacaatgccAACTGTTGTTATAAGGAGTCTCTCCTTTGCCACATTGTTTCTCAAACTGCTGTTCACAATGATGAAAGTCATATTGCTGTATCTGACAAATGTGTAAAGCCATCAGTTCACCAGTAACTTGGTTTGATTCACGGACAAACAAGTGCCTTACCTATGAGACCAGAGGCACAGAGCTGTGTGTTAGACTGCAGGATGAGACGGTACAAAACACTCTATAACCTTTTAACTCCACAGCTGTTAGTACCTGTTATGTATCAAATTATGGTATCCATTAGCACTTAGATAATTTTTACCTGTCTGGTACAAAGTGGTAGCCTACATTGATGAACTTGAGTCCCTCAATGGAGCTTTACAGAAAGCAAAGTGTTAATAAATGTAGAGTTGTTTACTGCACAGTTTATGTTTTAGATGCTAGAGGGTTGTAAAATTAATGGTTACCTCATGTTGCATTCATGGAGCTCTTTCTCAGATGAACATCAGGCTAgagtttaattcaattcattttgcTGATGTCGAATTAAAGTGAGGAAATCAGTTTTGAACTCATTTTAGTACAgaggttgtgtgtgttaatgcacTAATGCGTAACTATGTGAATCTGAGTGAGTGAATGGGATGAAAGTGAAGAGAGAGGTTGTGACTTTGTCGGGAGCTTGCTCACtgttcaacaaacaaaacaaaaacatttctgagtTTGTTGTTCCTTTGCACTGCTTTTTTATTGAGTGAATACTGGTACACAGCAAGCTATCTTCCAAAATAACATTAGAGTAATGTTATTGACCTCATAATTCCCTACAGAGCAGAGTGAGGAGTCACGCTACATGGCTTGAAATCATAATACAAACGCCTAGTGTGACAGGAACTGAGGATTTATGGCAGTCAAATCATATAATGTGTGTGAGGGTCTTTCCCATGCTAAACTTATctgaacatttttgttgtttttgttttgatatgaagacaaaacattaaacattttacatccaAACTTTCTTTACCTTAAATGAGCTCATCCTTTGATGGTTGCCAACATTTTAAACTCATTTGTGCTCTTTGAAATGTGAAAGACCAAAGTTCTTTGGCTGTCTCGACAAATTGGAAACGCCATTGAAGCTGTACAAAATATGTGAACCATAATGTCAATCATGTACGTATTTAAATGCTGTCACGTCTTTTTGCACCTTTTGGGAGAAACGAAAGAGACTCAGTGGAGTCATCAGGCTCAAAGCTGTTAAGCTTTTATGCTCATATCATCAATGAGTTTGAAAGCTTTTGTCACACTGACGTGACAACGATCACAATAGGTTACTTCACAGTTTTGtaaccattttctttttatatttaagtATGCAGTAACTTTTGTACTGTACGTTGCTGTAGTTTGAATGCATATTGCACTTTTTATGTTGGTCaaaataatgtactgtatgtgttcattatggaaataaacatttcttttaCATAAAATACCATGgatattgtgttgttttcttttgaacaCAGTTCATTCAAAACTAATAGTATTGGTTATTTGAAATGATTTGCTAATTGAGACTCAAACAACTAGATATAGGGAGGTTTTCAATTGGGATACACAATGAGAGCTCCTGCAAATATTTACACctattgtaatatttattttcaggattatatactgtatcaccCTAAATGTTATGGATGCTGTCTTTAAGACCTTCCTGAATGGGAAGACTATCATAGGCATAACTAAATAACTGTGCAGTGACTCAACTGTGATGGTGTGTGTCCTGACATTACATCATTGTGCCCCCATCTCTATGCTTTGGCAGGAGAGCCCTTTTCTAACAGCCAGGTTATATAACATTTGGCTTCCCGTCACTGTTTGCATGACATCAGTGAATTACTTAAGTTACATACTGTTGTTCCTCCtttatgactgtgtgtgtctgtataatGAATGGTAGGCCCTGTGTACGGTGTAGCATGTGGTGGGGCATTGAGGCGGCAAACATGTTATTTAGTGTTGTATATGTGTGAATTGACACtagtataaaacattttaacttctGTTTTTCCAGAAATGGAAAACTAATAGTGTGTCTGACTACTGTGAACttgtaaacatttaaatgacagaGGGACTAAATAAGAAGCTTTGTAAAACTCACCATTAGTGTGCCAAGAACCCTGTGGAGTAAATTAATGATGATCTTAAATTAGAAACATATTGGCTTTTGTCTAGACAAGATTGAGAGTGACCTGTAACtcttttcaaacacaaaaacataggTTGAGAACACGAGGACCGCTAGCCTTCAGTCTATAGTCTGGGTGTGGGCCGGCACCTCTTCCCCTTCTTCTACCGGTGAATTCTTGGCTGCCGTACCTccacttttgttttattatctgagGACGTATCCTGTTTTGGACGTTACTGTAGAGAccaagagaaacaaaagaaaaaggtcTGAGCTATTTTTCAGATGATTTCCCACACTCCTGGCTACTTATCCCAGACGTAAGCACTCTTTTACCATCTCTTACTTATCTTAACTAAGTTCCTGGAGTGCAGTAGTATCTATGCAGCCCATGACAGCGGTATGCAAAGAGTGTTGGGTAAGGGAAACAGAACAAATTAGGACATTCCTTATATTCACACTTAGTGCCAGGATCTGCACTTTTCATTGACCATAACATCCAGTTTTATAACCCTGTACTCCAGTTGGATACGGGGTGAAAAGGTTATCACTTATGTATCTAAAATCTCAGCTCAGGATCAAAACACATTCTCCATGAATCTGAAtccacacaagcaaacaaagaGATGGAGATATTTAAGATTACTTCTCCAAGCAAAAAGTAAAGCTACAAGTCTGAGTTTCCCCCTGATTGTGTTAGTCAAATGTGCTGTGACATCACATGGATGTCATATAAGGCTCCCATTGCTTGTGCATTTGAGGGAGGACTGAACATCACCAAACAACCAACAAAGAGCACTCTGTCGGtcctgagaaagagagagagagagaaagagaaagagagagagagcgttcCACTCAGCTACGACGTCTAACTGGTAAGTGTCAGCCGCAACATATGATAAGAGATCAATATTATATGCATCTCATTGTAAGAGCAGTGAACTGTCATGAGCCAGGCCCGTGCCCACCTTGTTGTATTGTACTTATCAGAGCTGATAAGTTGTCTATTTTCCATATGCTGAAACTTGCGAGAGGTTCCTGGTTCTTTGGTTTTGAATTCctgtatgtgtgaatatgttGAGGCAGCAGAGCACATGGTGATCAAGTGATCAGCTTTGGGTGTTCAGGGAGGATAAGATAGGATAATAGAGCCGTTGTTAACAGGGATAGACTGCCTCAAGGGAAGGGGTTCCCCACTCTGACTGATAGAGTAGGTGGAGGATAATCAATGAATGCAAATTCCACTGAGCTCTACTGTGGATTTAACCTGACAAGTCCACATGAGTCCACAGGGAGGAGAAAAGGCAGTTCTGTAACTTGTACTGATGTCCTCACACTTatgtgttattttgtcatgAATTTCTGCTCTCTCTCAATATCACAACATATTTTTATCTTCTCACACAGTTGTGCCACCATTGTAGGGTGATAACATTAGCTCCCTTAGCCATGCGTCTGGCCAGTGTGCAGGCCTGTCAGATGATAAGACAACAGCAGTCATATGTTGTCACACAGACGGGGGATGAGGCCATAGACAGGAAACAGACTCATGGTCCAGACCATTGTTCTTTGTGCCTCACTATTTTCTTACTGCTGCAGTTTAGTGGCTGAAAACCTATTAAACAATTTGACAATTTTATGGAAAAGTTTGTCTCTGCAACAAGATAATTTAGGTTTTACCTCATGTTCTGCTTTCTTGTTAATATCAACTACTATCATTCCACCTCCTcctactgctactactaataatCACATACTTGACCATTAATCATCATCAGTACCATAATCATCGACAATTATTTATGAGAGCAATAACTACAGTCAACAGCAGGGGATAATATTCCTCAGAGAAGCctaattaaatacaaaacatatccAAAGTTAGATTAATACgatgcagggcttttatttcATTCCTGAATGCAATACTTCCATTAACAGAGTTCTTGAAATGCTAACATCATGTCTTCCTCATACATGTCACATGTGGGAACACAAAAAGACTGGACTGACTAGCACCTAATCAATGAATTGGGTCACATGAAACCAAATCAGCAAAAACTTCTGATGACAAGTGTGACAAAACAAGCTGGCTCTAAAAAGGCAGAGTGGGAAAAAGATTTGCTGACAGACAGTCATCAGACTTTGTGAACCTTCAATACTAATAGAGAGGGATTAATCAGTCAGGCAGACTCAGTGCTCCTATTGTGCCTATGATGTGCTGTGATGCTGATTATCCCAAAACATTGATCACAGATTTTACATATGTTATACTAAGGATGAGGCTTTATATCTAAATTAAAATCATCCATTCAATTTGCATGAGAAAAAATACTACATTACATACAGTGTAAGAAAATAATGCTGCAGTGATATTGCTGAATCACTTAACAGTCcaaaaaaaggattaaaattCACAAGTGAGATTGCTGCAAAATCTTGTGACTGTAATTTGCCTTAAAGTTGAGCTACTGTGGACATTGCAAGTGCATGAGTAACCCAACAGAGGGTATACTATAGCAGTTAAAGTCATAAGATACTCCTATTCTATTCACCACAACACGCTCCTGTGTTACTATGAGTTGTCCGCTACATGCTACATGGTCTCTTAATCCCAGGTGTCTGGTCCTCTTCTGTTTCAGCAGCTTCCAGATTTAAGTGTATTATTCAAACA
This sequence is a window from Siniperca chuatsi isolate FFG_IHB_CAS linkage group LG5, ASM2008510v1, whole genome shotgun sequence. Protein-coding genes within it:
- the ssh1a gene encoding protein phosphatase Slingshot homolog 1 isoform X2, producing MHLVVEPIQEAVMKMLPYFVENAVLTQSEINRILSESFFMVKGAALFLQQGSSQQGQKSHPPHKHAGDLPQHLQVMINILRSEDRIKLAVRLESAWSDRVRYMVVVYTSGRQDTEENILLGIDFTNKDCKSCSIGMVLPLWSDTKIHLDGDGGFTVNTAGRTHVFKPVSVQAMWSALQVLHKVCEVSRRYNYFPGGMALTWMGYYESCIASEQSCINEWNAMKDLETTRPDSPTMFVDKPSERERTGCLIKAKLRSIMMCQDLENVTCKQIRTELEQHMNCNLKEYKEFIDNEMLLILGQMDKATLIFDHVYLGSEWNASNLEELQETGVGYILNVTREIDNFFPGTFSYHNIRVYDEDATDLLAHWNDTYNFIVKAKKNHSKCLVHCKMGVSRSASTVIAYAMKEFGWSLEKAYNFVKQKRSITRPNPGFMRQLAEYEGILDASKQRHNKLWHPDADCEMAEGQQGLAQCCGREEGGHLTPEPGMSPCCEEALSDKGAACPSPCRTVSLEIDPAYNNYYFRRLSDSALDSEPSTPVRGPPLLGMEKVFIEIEDVERDALLDDEAFDGREGLPLPHFGPSAEGTAAQTCSRGPEPLEELRLRLEFSTVEEEDEEEVQKEEAEMEVLMQPDDGGGGEGGGGEETQEGDTEGNGMDLATLNENSNNNNHLSTPLNEKASSISPVYASTLSRSDSKSKQKEDSPPLVSKLCLNPSPPEVPSASFSLSHTSSEGLTSSVVLLRPCGSLCDCANCAASPPTAPLDRDEQPGDSLHLPELKDDGDLLEVKTESQKSKSAASSDALPELMRMDLEEEKPAVACYIGQQQETLLQLQRSGLVRRRAERLEKLSGLSQESLHSLKPLHACQGSKKSPLNAEEEEEFSGITGDFPNSSTPCQVRIEPLVVPLTNEALLGVVGSGLLTPTSSPHGSTLTRSSSTDSLRSVRGKPGLVRQRAQEIETRMRLAGLTVPSRLKRSNSLAKLDSLNFSSEDLCSACSSDAGTLLLLSLSPDPDPGLEWDSPTTSALFRPCKDLYTPKRALPGEPRS
- the ssh1a gene encoding protein phosphatase Slingshot homolog 1 isoform X1, whose amino-acid sequence is MALVTLQRSPTPSAASTASTATTTAGEDFGSEDERRINQSLSESFFMVKGAALFLQQGSSQQGQKSHPPHKHAGDLPQHLQVMINILRSEDRIKLAVRLESAWSDRVRYMVVVYTSGRQDTEENILLGIDFTNKDCKSCSIGMVLPLWSDTKIHLDGDGGFTVNTAGRTHVFKPVSVQAMWSALQVLHKVCEVSRRYNYFPGGMALTWMGYYESCIASEQSCINEWNAMKDLETTRPDSPTMFVDKPSERERTGCLIKAKLRSIMMCQDLENVTCKQIRTELEQHMNCNLKEYKEFIDNEMLLILGQMDKATLIFDHVYLGSEWNASNLEELQETGVGYILNVTREIDNFFPGTFSYHNIRVYDEDATDLLAHWNDTYNFIVKAKKNHSKCLVHCKMGVSRSASTVIAYAMKEFGWSLEKAYNFVKQKRSITRPNPGFMRQLAEYEGILDASKQRHNKLWHPDADCEMAEGQQGLAQCCGREEGGHLTPEPGMSPCCEEALSDKGAACPSPCRTVSLEIDPAYNNYYFRRLSDSALDSEPSTPVRGPPLLGMEKVFIEIEDVERDALLDDEAFDGREGLPLPHFGPSAEGTAAQTCSRGPEPLEELRLRLEFSTVEEEDEEEVQKEEAEMEVLMQPDDGGGGEGGGGEETQEGDTEGNGMDLATLNENSNNNNHLSTPLNEKASSISPVYASTLSRSDSKSKQKEDSPPLVSKLCLNPSPPEVPSASFSLSHTSSEGLTSSVVLLRPCGSLCDCANCAASPPTAPLDRDEQPGDSLHLPELKDDGDLLEVKTESQKSKSAASSDALPELMRMDLEEEKPAVACYIGQQQETLLQLQRSGLVRRRAERLEKLSGLSQESLHSLKPLHACQGSKKSPLNAEEEEEFSGITGDFPNSSTPCQVRIEPLVVPLTNEALLGVVGSGLLTPTSSPHGSTLTRSSSTDSLRSVRGKPGLVRQRAQEIETRMRLAGLTVPSRLKRSNSLAKLDSLNFSSEDLCSACSSDAGTLLLLSLSPDPDPGLEWDSPTTSALFRPCKDLYTPKRALPGEPRS
- the ssh1a gene encoding protein phosphatase Slingshot homolog 1 isoform X3, with product MGRRDSARRVGRRIGRLLAPQKNIRECLSESFFMVKGAALFLQQGSSQQGQKSHPPHKHAGDLPQHLQVMINILRSEDRIKLAVRLESAWSDRVRYMVVVYTSGRQDTEENILLGIDFTNKDCKSCSIGMVLPLWSDTKIHLDGDGGFTVNTAGRTHVFKPVSVQAMWSALQVLHKVCEVSRRYNYFPGGMALTWMGYYESCIASEQSCINEWNAMKDLETTRPDSPTMFVDKPSERERTGCLIKAKLRSIMMCQDLENVTCKQIRTELEQHMNCNLKEYKEFIDNEMLLILGQMDKATLIFDHVYLGSEWNASNLEELQETGVGYILNVTREIDNFFPGTFSYHNIRVYDEDATDLLAHWNDTYNFIVKAKKNHSKCLVHCKMGVSRSASTVIAYAMKEFGWSLEKAYNFVKQKRSITRPNPGFMRQLAEYEGILDASKQRHNKLWHPDADCEMAEGQQGLAQCCGREEGGHLTPEPGMSPCCEEALSDKGAACPSPCRTVSLEIDPAYNNYYFRRLSDSALDSEPSTPVRGPPLLGMEKVFIEIEDVERDALLDDEAFDGREGLPLPHFGPSAEGTAAQTCSRGPEPLEELRLRLEFSTVEEEDEEEVQKEEAEMEVLMQPDDGGGGEGGGGEETQEGDTEGNGMDLATLNENSNNNNHLSTPLNEKASSISPVYASTLSRSDSKSKQKEDSPPLVSKLCLNPSPPEVPSASFSLSHTSSEGLTSSVVLLRPCGSLCDCANCAASPPTAPLDRDEQPGDSLHLPELKDDGDLLEVKTESQKSKSAASSDALPELMRMDLEEEKPAVACYIGQQQETLLQLQRSGLVRRRAERLEKLSGLSQESLHSLKPLHACQGSKKSPLNAEEEEEFSGITGDFPNSSTPCQVRIEPLVVPLTNEALLGVVGSGLLTPTSSPHGSTLTRSSSTDSLRSVRGKPGLVRQRAQEIETRMRLAGLTVPSRLKRSNSLAKLDSLNFSSEDLCSACSSDAGTLLLLSLSPDPDPGLEWDSPTTSALFRPCKDLYTPKRALPGEPRS